Proteins encoded within one genomic window of Hermetia illucens chromosome 2, iHerIll2.2.curated.20191125, whole genome shotgun sequence:
- the LOC119650387 gene encoding uncharacterized protein LOC119650387 isoform X1, with amino-acid sequence MVKFGHILVVTIVALVGASVAEKHVRLIPDSYETWSDNVYLNFTYAMDTSAPHINITHKVMKTIPEIEAHIESEIHGKNNPDHFFRSNATFSVCDILSLKAASPVTAFIFATVKRHGSLPEKCPIEPGTYGISKFWYPEENIPTNVPEIEAEFKVQLFAIDNGQRHIILNNRLKGHSAVVEGSGKSLFAKMFRG; translated from the exons ATGGTTAAGTTTGGACACATTTTGGTTGTAACAATAGTAGCTCTGGTCGGGGCAAGCGTTGCTGAG AAACATGTCCGGTTGATCCCTGACTCTTACGAAACGTGGAGTGACAATGTCTACCTCAATTTCACATACGCAATGGATACGTCAGCCCCGCACATTAATATAACGCACAAGGTCATGAAGACTATTCCTGAAATTGAGGCCCATATAGAGTCGGAAATTCATGGGAAGAATAATCCTGACCATTTCTTCAGATCGAATGCGACTTTCAGTGTTTGCGACATCCTCAGTTTAAAGGCGGCTAGTCCAGTGACAGCTTTCATATTTGCAACTGTTAAAAGACATGGCTCACTTCCGGAAAAATGTCCAATTGAACCG GGAACTTACGGCATATCAAAATTTTGGTACCCAGAGGAGAATATACCTACAAATGTTCCAGAAATAGAGGCCGAGTTCAAGGTGCAACTATTTGCAATCGATAATGGCCAACGTCACATAATTTTGAACAACAGATTAAAAGGACATTCTGCGGTAGTTGAAGGCTCGGGTAAATCACTTTTTGCAAAAATGTTCAGAGGATAA
- the LOC119650388 gene encoding uncharacterized protein LOC119650388, with amino-acid sequence MSQLLLLVALLLSIQSGVLAWRSFKLVFDKYESETDKDFVEVKAEILNTTGETVINAHINVIKDLDDLQLNVNLLMEETTDNFVSLLNRTVNFCKFLKTKSIDPVLRIIYDDLSRHGYFFKECPIKKGIYYIHDYRLDEEMLPSYIPEARFIFSLQLWKKTALVHRGNLYGRVDKSKGFNNFKIFSMGK; translated from the exons atgagTCAGCTTTTATTGCTTGTCGCGTTGCTTCTTAGTATTCAATCAGGAGTCTTAGCGTGG AGGAGCTTCAAGCTCGTCTTCGACAAATATGAAAGTGAAACCGACAAAGACTTTGTAGAAGTCAAAGCAGAAATCCTTAATACAACAGGTGAGACAGTGATCAACGCTCACATCAATGTCATTAAGGACTTGGATGACTTGCAACTGAATGTGAATCTCCTGATGGAGGAGACCACCGACAATTTTGTATCGTTGCTGAACAGGACGGTAAACTTTTGCAAATTCCTGAAAACCAAATCAATTGACCCTGTCCTCAGGATCATTTACGATGACTTGAGTCGACATGGATACTTTTTCAAGGAATGTCCAATCAAGAAGGGAATTTATTACATCCATGACTATCGACTTGATGAGGAGATGCTTCCAAGTTATATTCCTGAAGCGAGATTCATATTTTCCCTGCAATTGTGGAAGAAAACTGCCCTTGTGCATCGGGGAAATCTCTACGGCAGGGTCGATAAATCCAAAGGattcaataatttcaaaatatttagcatGGGAAAATGA
- the LOC119650387 gene encoding uncharacterized protein LOC119650387 isoform X2: MVKFGHILVVTIVALVGASVAEKHVRLIPDSYETWSDNVYLNFTYAMDTSAPHINITHKVMKTIPEIEAHIESEIHGKNNPDHFFRSNATFSVCDILSLKAASPVTAFIFATVKRHGSLPEKCPIEPGTYGISKFWYPEENIPTNVPEIEAEFKVQLFAIDNGQRHIILNNRLKGHSAVVEGSA, translated from the exons ATGGTTAAGTTTGGACACATTTTGGTTGTAACAATAGTAGCTCTGGTCGGGGCAAGCGTTGCTGAG AAACATGTCCGGTTGATCCCTGACTCTTACGAAACGTGGAGTGACAATGTCTACCTCAATTTCACATACGCAATGGATACGTCAGCCCCGCACATTAATATAACGCACAAGGTCATGAAGACTATTCCTGAAATTGAGGCCCATATAGAGTCGGAAATTCATGGGAAGAATAATCCTGACCATTTCTTCAGATCGAATGCGACTTTCAGTGTTTGCGACATCCTCAGTTTAAAGGCGGCTAGTCCAGTGACAGCTTTCATATTTGCAACTGTTAAAAGACATGGCTCACTTCCGGAAAAATGTCCAATTGAACCG GGAACTTACGGCATATCAAAATTTTGGTACCCAGAGGAGAATATACCTACAAATGTTCCAGAAATAGAGGCCGAGTTCAAGGTGCAACTATTTGCAATCGATAATGGCCAACGTCACATAATTTTGAACAACAGATTAAAAGGACATTCTGCGGTAGTTGAAGGCTCGG CATAA